The region CGTTCGACCGGCGAGAGCTGGTCGATCGGACGGTCGAGGCACGGCGCGATAGCGGCGGAGAGCGCTTCCGAGTCACGGATCACGCCGTGCAGGATGGCGTCCAGATGTTCGTGGTCGGCCTTGTCGAAGCCCTGCGCGCCGCGCAGTTGCGCGTCGATTTCACCGCCGGGCGCGCCCGACAGCAGCCACTGGTAAAGCCCCTGCGTGGCCAGTTCGCGGGAGCGTCGGCGTGCGCTCTTCATGCCTCTTCCTCTTCTTCATCTTCTTCTTCGTCATCGCCGCCGAGTTGCTCGAGCGCGACAGCGAGATTTGCCATTTCGACGGCCACGCGCGCCGCGTCACGACCCTTTTCTGTCATGCGTGCGACAGCTTGCTCGTCGGTTTCGGTGGTCAGCACGGCGTTGGCGACCGGAATGCCAAAATCGAGGCCGATGCGCGTGATGCCCGCGCCGCTCTCGTTCGACACCAGTTCGAAGTGGTACGTCTCGCCGCGAATCACGGCGCCCAGCGCGATCAGCGCGTCGAATTGCGCGCTTTCGGCGA is a window of Paraburkholderia sp. IMGN_8 DNA encoding:
- the nusB gene encoding transcription antitermination factor NusB translates to MKSARRRSRELATQGLYQWLLSGAPGGEIDAQLRGAQGFDKADHEHLDAILHGVIRDSEALSAAIAPCLDRPIDQLSPVERAVLLVAAFELKNHVDIPYRVVINEAVELAKTFGGADGYKYVNGVLDKLSAQLRAAETQAARKH
- the ribH gene encoding 6,7-dimethyl-8-ribityllumazine synthase translates to MEIGQYQPNLDGDGLRIGIVQARFNEPVCNGLADSCIEELERLGVTGEDVLLVTVPGALEIPLALQKLAESAQFDALIALGAVIRGETYHFELVSNESGAGITRIGLDFGIPVANAVLTTETDEQAVARMTEKGRDAARVAVEMANLAVALEQLGGDDEEEDEEEEEA